The Halotia branconii CENA392 region AGTTTTAAAGCTTAAGCTGAGGATAACTACAAAAGAAATTAGATATAAAACCGCAATTCGCCACTCAATCACCAAGATAAACACAAAAATTGCTAGCACGCGTACCAGTTTAGGAATCAACTGACCGGCAATTTCGGGATATGTCCAAGTATGATTAGAAATACCTTTTGCTACTCGTCCGGCAATACGCCCAGGGTTATTTTCATCATAAAATTCTAGGGGAAGAGTGAGAATTTTTTCGATAGCTGTTTGGTTTTTTTCTCGACGCGCCCTTAAGGTTATATCCCAGTGAAACCAACTAGTAACCCAAGGTTGTGTGGGCGCTTTAACTACGGTGACAATGAATATTAATCCCAGTAATATGCCTAAAGATAGAGGTTTATTTACTGGGGAATTGATATTTTCTGCAAAACCTGCGATCGCTACTTGTAGTGGTTTATCCAAAGGTTGATTAGACAGAACATTTAAAATCTGCCCAATCGCATAAGGAACAACCAAATCAATAATTTCGTAAATGCCGGATGCTGCAATACTAAAAATACTCAGCCTCCAGTAAGGACGGAAGTAATTGACAATATCTGTGAATTTTGCCATGATGCACCTTTCCAAGAGCGCGATCGTTGAGCTTGGAATCTACATGCTACATGCATACTACAACGTAGTCAAGAACCACAACCTTAAATCACTCTTAAGGAGTAGTTGATAGTTTGGCGGGAAAAAATTCCAAACGATAACGGTAAAGGGCAACTGGTCGAGAATTTGCGATAAAATAATCAGGATCTTGGGGTGAAAGATAAACAGCAGTCACTTGATCTGCTAATATTGCTGGACTTGATTGAGCAAGTTTTTGGTAAGCGGTAGTAGATTCTACTGAATTGAAATAAGGGCGGGAACCACCTTTAAATAATTGTTGAAATACTTCTGTAGTAATGAACTTACCATCAGAGGTAGTTTCTGTGTTACGTGCGGTAACAATAGAAATTAATTGACGTTCTCCACGCAAAAACGTGATCTGGCGGTTAGGCGAATCTGGATCTACCTTAGTAGATAAAACAGCTTTGTCACCTAAATAAGCTCTTGCCAAATTCAAGCTATTAAACGCTCTGTCTGCTACTAAAATTACTGATTGATTATCTACTTTAGGAATAAATTTTAATCCAGTAATAGAAGGTTTTTCTAAAACAAATCTGACTAAAAAACTTACAGGCTGATTTAATTGTTGACGATTACCTTCAAATCCAGGTGTGACGATATCTGGCGCTAAAGGTGCAACCAAATCTACCAAAGTACTTGTAACTTGCCAAGAACCTGCCATCCAATTAGGATAAATCAAATCTCCTGAAGCTGGCTGTACTGAAGTCAATTTTTCCCACTGAGGAAAGTGTGCTAGACGTTGGGATAATTCTCCTGCTGTAGCTTTTCCACTTCCACTTAGTAGGAATAAAACAATTAAACAAAAACTCCAAATCGACCTCATAGCAAGTATTCAAATTTTAGTAAGCTGATGAGCCTTCAAATTGAATAAAATCAGAGCTAAAGCCTTTACTACAAGCAAATCATTCTAGAAAAACAAATGATGATTAGCTGCTCAAATCACAAAGTTTCAATAGGTAAAGGTTGCCAAATTTCTCCATACTGCTCTTTTAAAGCTTGCCAAGCTTCCACTTGACCTGGTTCGTATTCTCCTGGTTTACCCCACTGCAAAAATAAGCTTAAAGCAGACTCTTGTTTCTCATCTAAAAACCGAATGGCATAAGTTGTAAAATTTCCTCTTTTCGCTTCACCTGTTTCAAGTTTGACTTGAGTAATTTTATCCATATTCAAGTGAAACTCAAAGCCTTCGGTGTGCATATTGGCATACTTACCTTTGAGCAATTCGGCATAAAATAGTTTTTCTATTTTGCCGCGTACTTCTAATACAGCAGCACTACTAGTAACAATTAATCGCAAAGTCCCTAGAGTTTCACAAGCTTCTAAAAAGTCTTTCAAAGTATTACTCATAATTTTTAATCAGGAGTTAAATATTTATTGAGGAAGTATTCATACCAATTTTACGTGAGGTTGGGCTTTATTCTCACGACTTGTTGGGCATATCTGAATTTCAACTGAGGCCAAAAATCAAAGCGGCTTTTGAGTAGGTATACCAGCACTACGGGGAAACTTAGCTGGTGTAGTTGCTACTTTACGTAAATACAAACAGTGACGGATACTCTCACTAAGAGGAGTTGTAAATTTTTCTATGGATTCAATTATGCCACCTAACTGGTTAACAGCATTTTCCAGAGTAACTGTTTCATCTTCTGTCCAATTACCACGGTAGATTACAGCTAAACCGCCCTGTTTGAGTAACGGTAGTGTATATTCTGCACACACCGAAGCCGACCCTACAGCACGTATTAAAGCTAGGTCATAGGCTTTTCGGTGTTGGGGTTGTTGTCCTATTTCTTCGGCTCTACCAATCAGAGTTTCGGTATTAGTCAATGCAAGTTCATTCAAGATTTTTTCGAGAAAAACAATTTTTTTCCGAGTTGAATCCATCAGAGTAATTTTGCAATTGGGGACAGCAATTCCTATGGGAATACCAGGAAAACCTGCACCTGTGCCAATATCAATCACAGATGCATTCTCTGGAAGAGACGGGATAAATTGCCCTTGTAGCGCAATTCCCCGCAAAGAATCCCAAAGATGCTTTTCCCAAAACTCTTGGGGGTCAGTGATGCGAGTTAAATTAAACTGCCGATTACCTGCCAAAATTAATTCATACAGCTTTTGAAATTGTACTTGCTGTTGAGGATTGGGTTGCCAATTTAGAGTTTGCTGCCAAATTTCTGTCATTTCTGGCAGCAAGGGAGTTATTGAGTTTGTCATTACTCAGTGGTCAATAATTAAAAGTTATTCTCGCTGCTCCTGGTCACTGAGCGTAGTCGAAGTGCTGCTTTCTTGCCTTTTCAACTTCATGCTGCTGGTTGGGGTTCCTTCATTTTGGCTCTTAATACAGCTGGCTCGACTGATTGTAATTCACCGTGGTTGAGTGTCCAACAACTATCTGCGATCGCTAGCATATCACCAGCATCATGTGTCACTACCAACAGTGTCCAATCTTGTTTAAGTTTTGCCAGTAAATTTACTAGTTGGCGACGCATTGACCAATCCAATCCGGCTGTTGGTTCATCCAGTAACAATAAATTTGGCTGGCGAATTAATTGTACAGCCAAAGCCAAACGCCGCTGCTGACCACCACTCATTGCATGAGGTGCTACCGAAAGTGATAAATGATCTAATCCTACTTCGATCAATGCTTGTCTAACTCGCTCTGACCCTAACTCAGGATGCCCTAAACGCAATTCCTCTAAAATCGTACCACCGCAAAAGTGACGCTCTGGAAATTGAAACACCAACCCAGCCAATTGCTGTAGCTGTTCGGCTATCAGTTCTTGTTCTCGCCAGAAAACCCCACCAGAGGTTGGTTCGGCCAGTCCCGATAAAATTTCTAGGAGAGTACTTTTGCCGGAACCACTAGGACCAATAATTAAACCCAGTTTTTGGGGCGGTAATTCTAAATTGATTGATTTGAGAATCGCTGAAGGGCAAGCTGTGGGATGATAAGTAAGATTTCTGAGATAGAGCATTTATTTAAAATTACCAAGAATTTGGCGAATAACTCATTAATTAAGATTTAGCTACACTAAAAACATTACATTTGCATTCAGACTTTAATTTAGCAGCAAAAGTTCGGTTGTCTTCTTTTATTGTGGCAGACTACCCACTAAATAAGAGCTACACCAAATTATGGGAACTTGAAAAAATTACCAAGGTCAATCTTAATAGAATTTTTTGGCTGAAACAGAAGTAAATTAAAACTAGATTTTTTGTATCTTAAATAACATATACAACTCTTTCAACCGCAATTTCCCTGAGGACTGTAATGATTGAACGGTTTTCTATTTCCCAACCAAGGGTGTTTTCTAGACTCACCAGACTGACTCAGATAACTTTGAGCGCTGCTTTTGCACTTAATCTATGGGCAAATCCATCTCTTGCTGGCGATCCATTTCGGACTAGAGAACCTCATAAAATTGGCGACAAAACAGAAGCAGCTTTTAAAGCTATTTTCCAACAGGGCGACTATCCAGCGGCACAGCGTTACTTAAAAGAAGCACTATCTAGTGAATCAAATGAGCCTCTAGCTTATGCTATGAGAGCATCTTTAGCGTACACTAATAACGATTTTGCTGCATTAGATGATTACAGTCGCAAAACCCTAGAAACTGGAGAAAAGCTAATTGAGGCTGATCCATTAAGAGGCAATTTATACACTGCTGTTGGTCATTTTTTTGAAGGGGCAGCAGTTCTAAATCGTGAAGGTACAGTTAAAGGAGCGCCAAAAGCTTTAAGTAGGCTACGGCAAGTCTATCAATATTTAGACAAAGCAGAAGCGATCGCTCCTAAAGATCCAGAATTGAATTTGGTTAAAGGCTATATGGATGTAATGTTAGCCGTGAGTCTACCTTTTGCCAATCCGGATGAAGCAATTCAACGACTAGAGACAAATGCGGCTCCTGAGTATTTAGCTAATCGCGGTATTGCCCTTGCTTATCGGGATTCAAAACAGTACTCTCAGGCATTGGATTATGCTAACCGGGCTTTAAAATCAACATCAGACAATCCAGAAATTTATTATCTCAAAGCCCAAATCCTCAAGGAAAAGGGTAAAAAAGAAAAAAGCCAGCAAATGATGCAAGAAGCGATCGCTAATTTTGACAAAGCCCTCACTAAAAAATCCCAACTTCCAGCCAATTTAGTCAAACAAATTGAAAGTGAACGTAATGGTGCTGTTAATGGTCTCAAAAATTTAGGTGGCTAATTGAATATAGGGCACTTGTACTGAGCGTAGCCGAAGTATGGGGCATGGGGCATAGGCGATTTATTGTTTCCTATACCCTGTTCCTCATTTTTAGATAGAATTATCTGTAAAGTATTAAAAATTAAATTGATTCAAACATATTTACGAGGCGATATCCTCTTGTATACAAAGGAACTGGAGCATTAGGATTCTGCTTGCCTTTAGATTGTTTAATACTTTCATCAAATACAATTAGCGTTTCTTTACCAACCTTTAGCCACTCTTCATAAGGCACACTCATATCTGCTTCAATACCATCTACACTAGGCGCTACCATTGCCCGATAGGCTTCATTGAATTTTCTACGGAACCGGAAATCTAAAGAAATTCTCAGTCCTTCAGCTTTTCTTCTGACTGTTTGGTGTAATCCACGGGCATCATTAAAATACATAGTACCCTGTTGCAGTTGTGCCTCTGTGTAAGAAACAACCATTGGAATATCTTGACCTTCGTTGAAATCTGACATTACTCGCATCGCCTCTAGTTCCATTTGGCGGGGCATTTCACCGGCTTCAATAGTTATATTATTAATGTCACCAAATAATGGCAAAACTACCACAGTTGCATCAGCAGGAACACCTGCCCACACGTCGCTATGACATTTTGAACTAGTAAAAGGTAAGCGCAGCTTTTCTGCATCAGTCTGACCATAAACCATACGTAAATTTACTGGTAAATCTACGGCATCAATCAAGTCATTTGCTCCCAGTTGACAGAAAGCTTCAGCAACACTTTTTTGAAAAAGGTTAAATGCCAGAGTATGCTCTCGTTTGGGCATTAATAAACCAGTCCCAGTATAGTTAGGCAAATTATTTCTTGCTTCTAACAATCGCTCAAGCATTTCAGCTTCCGAAAGAATAATAGGACTATTGAGACATGCTGAGATATAACCTGCGGCTGCAACTCGGATTTGTTGGAATAACTCAGGCTTTAATGTGTGTTCAAATAGCAGTCTATAATCGCGCCTTGTAGCAATTCTATCTGCAAGTTCATCAAATAGCTGATCACCAAGCCAAGAAAATGCGATCGCCCGATCATCTTGTAATTGATCATGTACTAATGCTTCTGTTAAAAGTCCTTCTGTCATCATCTTTTCCAAATAACTTATCTGTTCAAAGTTAGTTCGTTGTTACAAACGAATGCTTTATTAAAAACTAACTATTTTTATTTGCTTTATCTTCGTAAAAATTACTGTTTACTTTTGATGTTTAGCTTCAGCAGAACATTAAATATTGGTGCTTTTAGTGAAATCTCTATAAAGCTTAAATTACCAACATAGAAAATATATTGAAAAAATATAAAGTAAAGCTTTAATTTTGCCAATTTTGTTTAAGGAATAAAAAAGTTGAGCGTAGTTAAGTTGTTGATGTCTGATGTCTACTATATTTTCTAGTCAAAAATAAACTTAGTAAAAAATTAAGTAAAAATAACATTCACACACAAAACTAGTAAATGTTAAAACTAAACTCATTCAGCAGATATATTTAGGATGATTAAAATATATATTTCCAAAATAAAAATAACCAAGTAAAAATGTCAATGTTCAATAATAAAAACTTAACTAAAAACCTATATAATCACACAGCATCAGATTGGGTTAGAGAACAAGCTATTTCTCTCTCAGATTTTACAGCACGTCCTTTTGTACTAGAAATGTGTGAGCCTATTAATCAAATGCAAGTCCTCGATTTAGGCTGTGGTGAAGGGTATTGCAGTCGAGAATTATGCCGACGTGGGGCTGCACAAGTATATGGAATAGACCTTTCTCAAAGCATGATTGAAGCAGCACGCTTGCAAGAATCAAAAGATGCTCTAGGTATTAAATATGAAATAGGATGTGCTACTAATCTCCAACAGTTTGGTAATGGCGAAATAGACTTGGTTGTTGCAGTTTTTTTGTTTAATTATTTGACAACTGCTCAGACCCAAGAATGTATGACAGAAATTGCACGAGTACTTCGTCCTGGTGGTCGATTTGTATTCAGTGTTCCTCATCCATCTTTTCCCTTTATGCGAGAGCCAGCATATCCATTCTATTTTCAAGTTGAAAATAAAGGCTACTTTAGCAAACGAGATCAACAATTCCCCGGTCGTATTTGGAAACGGGATAATTCTTGGCTAAATGTGCAATTGATTCACAAAACTCTGGAAGATTACTTTAATGCTCTGAAGTTTGCCACTTTCAATACGATGCCAATTCTAAAAGAATTACGTGTGACTCCAGAACACGTTGCATTAGATGAAGCATTCTTTAGTCCTTTGCTTGATATACCTCTCCATTTAGCAATACAAGTATCGAAATAAATATTATGTCATCCTTAATAAAACATTCTTTTGGTGAAATCACGCTTAATCATCCTCTATGGAATCATCAGTTCCTGACTCGTTGTAGTACTGGAAATTTATCCCTTACAGATGTACAGATACTAGCTGTGCAGATGTACAAATTTTCTAAGGAATTTAATCGTATTTTAGCCAGTATCTTGTCTTGTTGCCCAGATGACGCTGCTCAGTTAGTCATCTTAGAGAATCTATTTGATGAAATGGGACAAGGAGATATAAGTCAATCTCATCCAGAATTGTTTCGTCGATTTACCCGCGCACTTGGTATTGATGACAGCACTTTAGCAGCACTACCAACTACACCAGAAACTCGTGCTTTAATTGAAACTTACTTAAGGATTCCATATCAATATGGCTACTTAGCCGCCTTAGGTGCAGTCTGTTATGCTTCCGAAGGAATTGTTAGCTCTTTATACACGCAACTATATAAGGGAATTGTCGGAACTGCCCCCTTACCCAAAGAATCCCTGATTTTTTTTGAAGTTCATATTGATGTGGATGATAGTCATGCTGCAAAATTAGCAGCAGTAATTGAACCTCATATCACTATGAGTAATGAGGATATCAATATTAAGGTCAAGCTAGCTATTGTAGAAGCAATGGATGCCCGCGTTCAATTTTTTAATGGAATTGAACGTCAAATTTCTAACTATAATTTCTGTCCTCCTCCTTCACTTCTTTTGAATACATAACTTTAGATAAAGGAAAAGGGTGTAAATACTGATGCATATATACCTAATTATAGCATTAAAATTCAAAAAATGAGTGTTAGTTTTCTCGGATTTAAAGCTATAAATATTAACCGTTGAAAATTTTGTCATTTAAACAACTGCTGTAGTAATTAAATTGACAAATAAGTTGGGTATAAGTTGGAGGAGGCTTCTATGTATGGATTGGTAAATAAGGCGATTCATGATATGGTATGTAATCGCTTTGGTGAAGAAGTTTGGCAAGAAATTAAGCAGAAATCCGAGGTAAATGTAGAAGTTTTCATTAGTATGGAAGGCTATCCTGATGATGTGACTCATAGGTTAGTGAAAGCAGCTAGTATTGTTTTAGGTTTATCTGCTTCAGAGATTATGCAAGCCTTCGGAGAATTTTGGGTGCAATATACATCCGAAGAAGGCTATGGCGAGATGATGGATATGAGTGGGGAGACACTACCTGAGTTTTTAGAAAATCTAGACAATCTTCATGCTCGTGTGGGAGTTAGCTTTCCTAAGCTTCAACCTCCATCGTTTGAGTGTAGCGATATGGAGGAAGATTCTCTAAGTTTACACTATCGCTCTAGCAGAGAGGGGCTAACTCCAATGATTGTTGGCTTGGTCAAGGGTTTGGGAACAAGGTTTGAAACAGAAGTTGATATCACCCAAACTCAGAGTCGAGATGATGGTGCTGAACACGATGAGTTTTTAGTGAAATATAAACCACACTGAGGGCTACAAAAATGGTTCCTCCTCACCTCACTCTTTCGCCAGAATTATTTGCCAGGGCTTTTCCATTCCATTTTGCATTTAATCGTAAGCGAGAAATTTTGCAGGCTGGAGATGTTTTAGAGCGTGTCAGTTCTAGCTCATTAGTTGGCAGTCAAATTGAACAGCATTTTAATATTAATCGTCCAAATATTGCAGTTGATTTTGACACCATTAATAAAAAATCACGCTCTCTTTTTCTTTTGGAATTTATCCATAATGGAATGCATCTCAAGGGTCAAATGATATATCAGCAAGACCAGGAAGTTATCTTTTTTCTAGGCTCTCCTTGGGTAACTGATACAGCCAGCCTAGCTCCTCTTGGCATTAAACTGAAAGATTTTGCAATTCATGACCCAATTACTGATTTTCTCTTTCTATTACAAGCTAAAAATGCTGCTCTAGCTGATACTGAAAAATTAACTACAGAACTCACCCATCAACGTACAGAATTGCAGAGTACGCTAAAAATTAAGGAGCATCTAACTAAAATTGCCCAAATGCAGGCTCAAAAACTGGAACAATCTCTTGAAGAACTCCAGAAAACCCAAGCCCAATTGATTCAGGCTGAAAAAATGTCCAGTTTAGGACAATTAGTTGCAGGAATAGCTCACGAGATTAACAATCCAGTTAACTTCATTTATGGCAATTTAAAATACATTAATGATTATACTAAAGACTTACTAAAGCTCGTGCTTCTTTATCAAAAATTTTATAAAAATCCTGAACCAGAAATTCAAAGTTTTATCAAAGTCATTGATTTAGATTTTGTACTTGACGACTTGCCTAAAATTATAAATTCTATGCAAGTAGGAACCGAACGTATCACAGAAATTGTTTTATCTCTGCGTAACTTTTCTCGTCTTGATGAGGCAGATATGAAAAGGGTTGATATTCATCAAGGTATTGATAGTACATTACTAATTCTACAGAGTCGGCTTAAAGAAAAAGCTGAACATTGTAAAATTGAAGTTGTCAATAATTATGGAAATTTACCTTTAGTCGATTGTTATCCTGGTCAACTAAATCAAGTATTCATGAATATTCTTAGTAATGCAATTGATGCATTAGATAGCCGTAACAGTGAATGTTCTATTACAGAAATTCGAGATAATCCTAATAAAATTACAATTACTACAGAAGTTTTAAAAACAAATTGTATTGCTGTCCGAATTGCTGATAATGGTTTAGGTATGACAGAAGCAGTTAAAAAACGACTGTTTGATCCATTTTTTACAACTAAACCTGTAGGTAAGGGTACAGGCTTGGGTTTATCAATCAGCTATCAGATTGTAGTGGAAAAGCATAAGGGAAAATTAAAGTGTGTATCACAACTCGGTAAGGGTACAGAGTTTTGTATTGAAATACCTTTATCGACAAACGATCAAGCTGCTAATTATTTTCAATCACTCAGTTTGGTTTAATAAATATCCTGACTTTGATATGCTGGTTTTCAGTGAGAGTAGTTGAGATATTTGACCGAAATGCAAATTCAGTTCCGCGAATTTAATCCATTTGATGTATGGATTTGGCTGAAATTTAGCACCATACCTTCGGGGCAGGAAAAGCAATATGTGGAAGAGGTTTTCAATTCCTGGTTTTATCTAGGTAAATTGGGTGCTTTTAATGCCGAAAATCTCCAGGTACAAGAAACAGGAGTTGATCTGAGCTACACGCCTTATGATCCGCAAGGGTATGACAAAAGCTTGCTAGCGCTAATGCACAACATGGGTGAGCTTGAATATGAAGGACAATGGGCGCGTTGCTGGTTTGACTTGGGAACTAGTGATGCGATCGCTTTGGATATTCTCATTAATGCCCTAACACAGCTAAGTGAGGAATATGTAGCTATTGAAGAATTGTACCTGGGCGGCGAAAATGAAGACTGGCCTATCGAAGATAGCGATAGCCGTTCTTACTCTATTTATGACAATTAATTAATTACAAAAATGAACAAACCAGGTGAAATTCGGCTGTTAGCCTTGGGGTTGATTCGAGATGGCGATCGCATCTTTGTTTCTGAAGGCTACGACCCCGTAAAACAAGAAACATTTTATCGCGCTTTGGGTGGTGGGGTTGACTTCGGCGAAACCAGTCGTGCAGCTTTAGAACGAGAATTTCAAGAAGAAATTCAAGCAGATTTAACAAATATTCGCTATTTAGGTTGTATCGAAAACTTGTTTACATTTAATGGTAGACAAGGGCATGAAATTATTCAGCTGTATCAATGTGATTTTGCTGACCCCAAGTTTTACCAATTAGAAAGCTTAATATTTTCTGAGTCAGAAACTCATAAACACAAAGCACTTTGGATAGACATTGCTCGTTTCAAATCTGGGAAGTTTAGATTAGTGCCGGAAGTGTTTTTTGAATACTTGTAAATATTGGGGCAATTTTTTTATAAAAACAATATTACAAGAAGCAAGAGAATTAGTGTTGTGCCTTATATTCACGCAAAACATCTTCGTCGCTAAGTTCGTTGGCATCAAGAACATTGGTGGCAAGAATAAACCTACCAGCCTGTTCTCTGGCAATGGTAATTACAGTTTCTTTGGGTATAATTTCAGCTTGAATTTGGTAAATTAGGGTAGGTTGAGAATCCTTATGGGGCAATACGATATCCTGGGATTTTAGTTGGTATAAATGCATCAATACTGATATTTCCTAACAGTTCTTTGGCAGCAGTTAGGGTTGCAGAAACTCGAGATACCCATTTTAATGAGATCATCATCTGCAAATTATCTTCAGTGTAAAGGGCTGCATCGGCAACAAATAAACCGTCTATTTGCCATTGTTTGTGGAAGTCAGTAATGAGTTTTCCAAACATGGCTGAATCTACTTCATTCCCATCTGCAACTCTTAAATATAAGGGTATATCTCCATCTCCACTACACATCAGGTAAAGGATAAATTGTTTCAAATCTGGTCGATGATCTCTAGAATAACCATATGTAATTGTAATTAATCCTGATTCGGCTTCGGCTTCATCATCAGTATCAGTTTGATAATTTACATGTACAGCAAATGAACTAGAATCCAGGTGGAAGCTGTCCATTTTCACTCCAAATTTACCTGCTGCTGATAGTGCAACTCGGATGAAAATTTCCGTTAATCCTGCATCATACAGTTTGTCTAAAACTCTTCCTAAGCGGTCATCGTTTAAATGTTCTGGTTGTATCCCCTCTCCCAATAAATGTTCGGTCGCAATCCCTTCAAAAAATTTCTCAAATAGATATAGTGGCGCACTGACAAAGCCTAAACCGTTGATAATCATTGCTTTGATCACCTGACCTGCACTGATGATTTCTTGAGGATGAGTTCCAAGTAGTTGGTCAATTTGCTCAACCAAACCCATTTCATCAATAATCCCTGCCACTATGCCCAAGTGATCGATATCTTGTACTTTGATTTGTGATGCTGAAACACTCATTTTTCAAAAATACAACATTTTGCAATTACACCTGCGGAATGTAGTACTTTGTCAAGATAATTTTGCTGGGTTAATGTGAAAAAGTCCAGTTCTTTTCTCCCCCTGCTTTCCCTGCTTCCCCTGCTTCCCCTGCCTGCCTCCACCTGTCATTTTTGGGTTGACAGACCAGTAGGTTTAATTCCTTGTTTCAGCAAACTTTACCGTCCCATAAAATGAATTTCCCGTTGTTAGTGTACTAACAACGGGAAATAATACAATTTTCTGTAAATTATCTAGAGGCGACTTGTGGCCCTGCCCAAACTTCTGTAACTTTTTGACCAAAGGTAATTGGTTGATCTGTATCTGTGGTATTTACTGTCTTACCGTCAGTACCAACTTGTACTAAAGGCCAATTCTCTTCACCTATTTCACCTGCACGAAACAAAACACGATCTGGTTGATTTTTACTCCAACCTAACAACACCGCAATCTTTTCATGTCCATCTTTTTCTTGAGATGGGGCAACAGTATTTGCATGATCTTTGTGACGATCCCAAATTACTGCTTGATCTGTAGCATCACCTGTGTTGAATACCCCTTCAAATTTACGTGCTAAAAAGCGATCGCTTTTTTCTGACCAGCTCACAGGAACTAATACCCCTATTTTACCATTTTTATCGTCTTGTTCTGACAAGGAAACATTTGTGGTTAATAAGGGATCATTTACAGAAGCAGTAGAAGCCATCACCCGCAACTTCTTGGTTTGCTGATCTTCTACAAATAAAACACTAGTAACTCTACTGTTATACATTTCGGGTTTTACTTCCATTTGTACCCTGCTATAAACCGCATACCTTCCATCAGGAGAAATCACAGGCACACTACGGTAATAGCGCACTCCAGAATTACCTTTAGTACCAATAGTTTCCTGAGTTGCTACAATCCATTTCCAAGGAATCGGATGAGGACTTCCTATGGGATCTGCTTGTACTGATTGTTCTTCATCAGGTTGTTCTGTGACAGGTGCTTCCGTTGTAGAGTTTGGTTGTGATTCTGTCAGAATTGGTGCTACTGGCGTAACGTGAACTGCTGCTAATGATTTTGTAACAGGAACTTTTTTTGACAGAGAATTATTTTCTTTTGCCAAAGATTGAATTTTTGCAGCTTTTAATTTTTGTACTAAATTTAATTTATTAACAGGAATCTCTGGAATTGGCGCAAGTTCCACTGCTGCTAATGTATCAGCAGCAGTTAAATT contains the following coding sequences:
- a CDS encoding DUF6816 family protein codes for the protein MLAMRSIWSFCLIVLFLLSGSGKATAGELSQRLAHFPQWEKLTSVQPASGDLIYPNWMAGSWQVTSTLVDLVAPLAPDIVTPGFEGNRQQLNQPVSFLVRFVLEKPSITGLKFIPKVDNQSVILVADRAFNSLNLARAYLGDKAVLSTKVDPDSPNRQITFLRGERQLISIVTARNTETTSDGKFITTEVFQQLFKGGSRPYFNSVESTTAYQKLAQSSPAILADQVTAVYLSPQDPDYFIANSRPVALYRYRLEFFPAKLSTTP
- a CDS encoding ChuX/HutX family heme-like substrate-binding protein is translated as MSNTLKDFLEACETLGTLRLIVTSSAAVLEVRGKIEKLFYAELLKGKYANMHTEGFEFHLNMDKITQVKLETGEAKRGNFTTYAIRFLDEKQESALSLFLQWGKPGEYEPGQVEAWQALKEQYGEIWQPLPIETL
- the rsmG gene encoding 16S rRNA (guanine(527)-N(7))-methyltransferase RsmG; the encoded protein is MTPLLPEMTEIWQQTLNWQPNPQQQVQFQKLYELILAGNRQFNLTRITDPQEFWEKHLWDSLRGIALQGQFIPSLPENASVIDIGTGAGFPGIPIGIAVPNCKITLMDSTRKKIVFLEKILNELALTNTETLIGRAEEIGQQPQHRKAYDLALIRAVGSASVCAEYTLPLLKQGGLAVIYRGNWTEDETVTLENAVNQLGGIIESIEKFTTPLSESIRHCLYLRKVATTPAKFPRSAGIPTQKPL
- a CDS encoding ABC transporter ATP-binding protein, translating into MLYLRNLTYHPTACPSAILKSINLELPPQKLGLIIGPSGSGKSTLLEILSGLAEPTSGGVFWREQELIAEQLQQLAGLVFQFPERHFCGGTILEELRLGHPELGSERVRQALIEVGLDHLSLSVAPHAMSGGQQRRLALAVQLIRQPNLLLLDEPTAGLDWSMRRQLVNLLAKLKQDWTLLVVTHDAGDMLAIADSCWTLNHGELQSVEPAVLRAKMKEPQPAA
- a CDS encoding Sll0314/Alr1548 family TPR repeat-containing protein, which produces MIERFSISQPRVFSRLTRLTQITLSAAFALNLWANPSLAGDPFRTREPHKIGDKTEAAFKAIFQQGDYPAAQRYLKEALSSESNEPLAYAMRASLAYTNNDFAALDDYSRKTLETGEKLIEADPLRGNLYTAVGHFFEGAAVLNREGTVKGAPKALSRLRQVYQYLDKAEAIAPKDPELNLVKGYMDVMLAVSLPFANPDEAIQRLETNAAPEYLANRGIALAYRDSKQYSQALDYANRALKSTSDNPEIYYLKAQILKEKGKKEKSQQMMQEAIANFDKALTKKSQLPANLVKQIESERNGAVNGLKNLGG
- a CDS encoding class I SAM-dependent methyltransferase; the encoded protein is MFNNKNLTKNLYNHTASDWVREQAISLSDFTARPFVLEMCEPINQMQVLDLGCGEGYCSRELCRRGAAQVYGIDLSQSMIEAARLQESKDALGIKYEIGCATNLQQFGNGEIDLVVAVFLFNYLTTAQTQECMTEIARVLRPGGRFVFSVPHPSFPFMREPAYPFYFQVENKGYFSKRDQQFPGRIWKRDNSWLNVQLIHKTLEDYFNALKFATFNTMPILKELRVTPEHVALDEAFFSPLLDIPLHLAIQVSK
- a CDS encoding TenA family transcriptional regulator, translating into MSSLIKHSFGEITLNHPLWNHQFLTRCSTGNLSLTDVQILAVQMYKFSKEFNRILASILSCCPDDAAQLVILENLFDEMGQGDISQSHPELFRRFTRALGIDDSTLAALPTTPETRALIETYLRIPYQYGYLAALGAVCYASEGIVSSLYTQLYKGIVGTAPLPKESLIFFEVHIDVDDSHAAKLAAVIEPHITMSNEDINIKVKLAIVEAMDARVQFFNGIERQISNYNFCPPPSLLLNT
- a CDS encoding heme NO-binding domain-containing protein; the protein is MYGLVNKAIHDMVCNRFGEEVWQEIKQKSEVNVEVFISMEGYPDDVTHRLVKAASIVLGLSASEIMQAFGEFWVQYTSEEGYGEMMDMSGETLPEFLENLDNLHARVGVSFPKLQPPSFECSDMEEDSLSLHYRSSREGLTPMIVGLVKGLGTRFETEVDITQTQSRDDGAEHDEFLVKYKPH